Proteins from a genomic interval of Diceros bicornis minor isolate mBicDic1 chromosome 34, mDicBic1.mat.cur, whole genome shotgun sequence:
- the LOC131397540 gene encoding zinc finger protein 211-like isoform X9 — MAAAARREPAQVGVTFEDVAVYFSWEEWGLLDEAQRRLYRDVMLENLALITFLGCWHGAEDEETLSEQSISVQGGSQIRTVKTDLSPQKANPCEMCGLILSDIFHLSEYQGTHCGQKLYMCGACEKPFYYRANLHRHQKQHIGENPLRSDVRRALFVDTCKICMSRKPFTFGEVGKDFLDSPGFLHQQATHTGEKSNSGTKYGAAFLREKNHYNWGDCTKTFNHKCTLVQHQRVLTRERRYMCSECGKSFSKSSHLIRHQNVHTGERPFECSECGKSFSQSSNLIQHRRVHTGERPYECSECGKSFIQSSHLIQHWRVHTGEKSYECNECGKSFSKSYSLSRHQSVHTGKRPYECSECGKSFSQNSVFLQHQRVHAGESPYECSECRKSFRQRSALLQHRRVHTGERPYECSECGKSFGYISNLITHRRVHTGERPYECGECGKSFSQSSTLITHQKIHT; from the exons GTTGGTGTGACCTTTGAAGATGTGGCTGTGTACTTTTCCTGGGAGGAATGGGGTCTCCTTGATGAGGCTCAGAGACGCCTGTACCgagatgtgatgctggagaacttgGCACTTATAACCTTCCTGG GTTGTTGGCATGGAGCAGAGGATGAAGAGACACTTTCTGAGCAGAGTATTTCTGTTCAAGGAGGGTCACAGATCAGGACTGTCAAGacagatctgtctccccagaaGGCCAACCCCTGTGAGATGTGTGGCTTGATCTTGAGTGACATTTTTCACTTGTCTGAGTACCAGGGAACACATTGTGGGCAGAAACTATACATGTGTGGGGCATGTGAGAAGCCATTCTATTACAGAGCAAACCTTCATCGGCACCAAAAGCAGCACATTGGAGAGAACCCATTGAGAAGCGATGTGAGGAGAGCCTTGTTTGTGGACACCTGCAAAATCTGTATGTCAAGGAAGCCCTTTACCTTTGGGGAGGTTGGGAAGGACTTCCTGGACAGCCCAGGATTTCTTCACCAACAGGCCACTCACACTGGGGAGAAATCAAACAGTGGAACCAAGTATGGGGCTGCctttctaagggaaaaaaatcattataacTGGGGAGACTGCACAAAAACTTTCAACCACAAATGCACACTTGTTCAGCACCAGAGAGTCCTCACTAGAGAAAGACGTTACAtgtgcagtgaatgtggaaaaTCATTTAGCAAAAGCTCCCACCTGATTAGACATCAGAatgttcacactggagaaaggccttttgagtgcagtgaatgtgggaaatcttttagcCAAAGCTCAAATCTCATTCAACATcggagagttcacactggagaaaggccttatgagtgcagtgaatgtgggaaatcctttatCCAAAGCTCACATCTCATTCAACATtggagagttcacactggagaaaagtcTTATgagtgtaatgaatgtgggaagtCTTTTAGCAAAAGCTACAGCCTCAGTCGCCATCAGAGTGTTCACACTGGAAAAAGGCCTTATGAatgtagtgaatgtgggaaatcattTTCCCAAAACTCTGTGTTCCTTCAACATCAGAGGGTTCACGCTGGAGAAAGtccttatgagtgcagtgaatgtaGGAAATCTTTTCGCCAACGCTCTGCACTCCTTCAACATCGGAGAGTTCACAcgggagaaaggccttatgagtgcagcGAATGTGGGAAATCATTTGGATATATCTCCAATCTCATTACACATcggagagttcacactggagaaaggccttatgagtgtgGGGAATGTGGGAAATCATTTAGCCAAAGCTCTACCCTCATCACACATCAGAAAATTCACACTTGA